In a genomic window of Fusobacterium perfoetens ATCC 29250:
- a CDS encoding DUF697 domain-containing protein, which yields MSRRDKCHAVIHAAAIAAGGVGAGLAQVPCGDIISITGIQVGMVISLAKIYNRDITEQAARNILTAVGGGMVGRQIARQLVGWIPLWGNVIKSGTAATATESVGWLVVNYFEEKEREEKRKAEINYKYGYKSGEEKTKEEMIRILEEK from the coding sequence ATGTCAAGAAGAGATAAATGTCATGCAGTTATTCATGCAGCAGCAATAGCAGCAGGAGGAGTAGGAGCAGGATTAGCTCAAGTACCTTGTGGAGATATAATTTCTATAACAGGAATTCAAGTTGGAATGGTTATATCTTTAGCTAAAATATATAATAGAGATATAACAGAGCAGGCAGCGAGAAATATATTAACAGCAGTAGGAGGAGGAATGGTAGGAAGACAAATAGCAAGACAATTAGTGGGTTGGATACCACTTTGGGGAAATGTTATAAAATCTGGAACAGCAGCTACAGCTACAGAAAGTGTTGGTTGGTTAGTAGTAAATTATTTTGAGGAAAAAGAGAGAGAAGAAAAAAGAAAAGCAGAAATTAATTATAAGTATGGATATAAAAGTGGTGAAGAAAAAACAAAAGAAGAAATGATAAGAATATTAGAAGAAAAATAA